From Longimicrobiales bacterium, a single genomic window includes:
- a CDS encoding ExbD/TolR family protein, with the protein MLHMRRGRRDRLPVNAEINITNLVDVAFVLLIIFMITAPILQGGVEVELPRSSASPITASEAVIVSIASDGRVFLDQVEVTEAEFPTAFAAFVGDQAGERPVFVKGDRNVPYGRVMEVFGLLKDLDVRNVSMVVESQES; encoded by the coding sequence ATGCTGCACATGAGGCGCGGCCGGCGCGACCGGCTGCCCGTCAATGCGGAGATCAACATCACGAACCTGGTCGACGTCGCGTTCGTGCTGCTGATCATTTTCATGATCACCGCGCCGATCCTGCAGGGCGGCGTGGAGGTGGAGCTGCCGCGCTCCAGTGCGTCGCCGATCACGGCGTCCGAGGCGGTGATCGTGTCGATCGCGAGCGACGGCCGCGTGTTCCTCGACCAGGTCGAGGTCACGGAGGCCGAGTTCCCGACCGCGTTCGCCGCGTTCGTCGGCGACCAGGCCGGTGAGCGACCGGTGTTCGTGAAGGGCGATCGCAACGTTCCCTACGGTCGCGTCATGGAAGTCTTCGGCCTGCTCAAGGACCTCGACGTGCGCAACGTGTCGATGGTCGTGGAGTCGCAGGAATCGTAG
- a CDS encoding TonB C-terminal domain-containing protein has translation MARRRTGFGSFDAPDPAFAAGGASVNVGGASAARLGDAMRKRRVRPSRGSVFMSLLGHGGLAAAFWVAGLTVTDQLPEFEVYRVELVSPPPQVQGEPEPVTPTQPVVEQPEPPEPEVQQTEPQPEVQTQSAVQQEIPRKVEEPKPAQGNKPEPVEVGGEGANVRIEGQEFPFPDYLENIVLQLPRYLRWSGASNLSATVIFYIAADGSVGGLKLDRQSGNFNFDLEAMSAVEQAGRRGAFGPLPDGYQGDRLWLRFTFLPPG, from the coding sequence GTGGCACGACGTCGCACAGGCTTCGGCTCGTTCGATGCGCCCGACCCCGCGTTTGCCGCGGGCGGCGCCAGCGTCAACGTCGGCGGCGCGAGCGCTGCACGGCTTGGCGACGCCATGCGCAAGCGCCGCGTGCGGCCTTCCAGGGGCAGCGTCTTCATGTCGCTGCTCGGGCACGGCGGACTCGCCGCCGCGTTCTGGGTCGCGGGGCTGACCGTGACCGACCAGCTGCCCGAGTTCGAGGTGTACCGCGTCGAGCTGGTCTCGCCGCCGCCGCAGGTGCAGGGCGAGCCCGAGCCGGTCACGCCGACGCAGCCGGTGGTCGAGCAGCCGGAGCCGCCGGAGCCCGAGGTGCAGCAGACCGAGCCGCAACCCGAGGTGCAGACGCAGTCGGCCGTGCAGCAGGAGATCCCGCGCAAGGTCGAGGAGCCGAAACCCGCGCAGGGGAACAAGCCCGAGCCCGTCGAGGTAGGCGGTGAGGGCGCGAACGTACGCATCGAGGGCCAGGAATTCCCCTTCCCGGACTACCTCGAGAACATCGTGCTGCAGCTGCCGCGTTACCTGCGGTGGAGCGGCGCGTCGAATCTTTCGGCGACGGTGATCTTCTACATCGCTGCGGACGGGTCTGTCGGCGGACTCAAGCTGGACCGGCAGAGCGGGAACTTCAATTTCGACCTGGAAGCGATGAGCGCGGTGGAACAGGCAGGGCGACGAGGCGCGTTCGGGCCGCTGCCGGACGGGTACCAGGGAGACCGGCTGTGGCTGAGGTTTACGTTTTTGCCGCCCGGCTGA
- a CDS encoding OmpA family protein, with amino-acid sequence MLRRAVLFSMLVATAAACSRNEPPADPNPPVLPDTAGEGARRAAEQARQDSIRRAEEERARREAEAAATARARSILEEMVFFDYDDSNLRPDAQEALARKVAVLRANPNVTLRITGHADERGSIEYNLALGLRRANSVRDYLTGFGISASRFTTETMGEDRPLDPGSGESAWARNRRGEFSITGGGDRMTAPGM; translated from the coding sequence ATGCTTCGACGTGCCGTGCTGTTCTCGATGCTCGTCGCGACTGCGGCGGCGTGCTCACGGAATGAGCCACCCGCGGATCCGAACCCGCCGGTCCTGCCGGACACCGCCGGTGAGGGCGCCCGCCGTGCCGCCGAGCAGGCGCGCCAGGACTCCATCCGTCGCGCCGAGGAGGAGCGGGCGCGTCGTGAGGCCGAGGCTGCCGCGACTGCGCGTGCACGCTCGATCCTCGAGGAGATGGTGTTCTTCGACTACGACGACTCGAACCTGCGTCCGGACGCGCAGGAGGCGCTGGCCCGCAAGGTCGCCGTGCTCCGTGCGAACCCGAACGTGACGCTGCGCATCACCGGTCATGCCGACGAGCGCGGCTCGATCGAGTACAACCTCGCGCTCGGCCTGCGCCGCGCGAACTCCGTGCGTGACTACCTCACGGGCTTCGGCATCAGCGCGAGCCGCTTCACGACGGAGACCATGGGCGAGGACCGCCCGCTGGATCCGGGCAGCGGCGAGTCCGCCTGGGCCCGCAACCGTCGCGGTGAGTTCTCGATCACCGGCGGCGGCGACCGCATGACGGCGCCGGGGATGTAG
- a CDS encoding GxxExxY protein, producing the protein MNINRITASVIGAAIEVHRTLGPGLLESTYETCFAYELLCRRIPYERQKAIPIRYRGIAVESAYRVDFLVGGKVIVELKSVERLDRVHTAQVLTYLKLSGCRVGLLINFNVPLLKDGIRRLIL; encoded by the coding sequence GTGAACATCAACAGAATCACGGCGTCCGTGATCGGTGCTGCAATCGAAGTTCACCGGACACTCGGACCGGGACTGCTCGAGTCAACCTATGAAACCTGTTTCGCCTACGAACTGCTCTGTCGCCGTATACCCTACGAACGACAGAAGGCGATTCCGATCCGTTATCGGGGAATCGCCGTCGAATCCGCCTACCGCGTTGACTTCCTGGTCGGTGGCAAGGTGATCGTAGAGCTGAAGTCCGTCGAGCGCCTCGATCGCGTCCATACCGCCCAGGTACTCACCTACCTGAAACTGTCCGGCTGCAGGGTAGGCTTGCTGATCAACTTCAACGTCCCCCTGCTGAAAGACGGCATCCGCCGTCTCATCCTGTAG